A genomic region of Drosophila kikkawai strain 14028-0561.14 chromosome X, DkikHiC1v2, whole genome shotgun sequence contains the following coding sequences:
- the dlg1 gene encoding disks large 1 tumor suppressor protein isoform X19: MTTRKKKRDGGGSGGGGFIKKVSSLFNLDSLHKASSGKVNGDDSWLYEDIQLERGNSGLGFSIAGGTDNPHIGTDTSIYITKLISGGAAAADGRLSINDIIVSVNEVSVVDVPHAAAVDALKKAGNVVKLHVKRKRGTATTPAPGSAAGDARDSVSGPKVIEIDLVKGGKGLGFSIAGGIGNQHIPGDNGIYVTKLMDGGAAQVDGRLYIGDKLIGVRTNGSEKNLENVTHELAVATLKSITDKVTLIVGKTQHLTTSASGGGGLTAGQQLSQSQSQLASSQSQSQVHQQAQHPMANSQSTGALNSVGQTVVDSPPIPTQTPLAAAATAAASVIASNNTTVTTVTGTSNSSSKLPPSLSANSNSNISNSSSNIISINNNNNISSSGTTAAASTPATPPASFYNNASMPALPVESQPPSNRSQSPQPRQPGSRYASTNVLAAVPPGTPRAVSTEDITREPRTITIQKGPQGLGFNIVGGEDGQGIYVSFILTGGPADLGSELKRGDQLLSVNNVNLTHATHEEAAQALKTSGGVVTLVAQYRPEEYNRFEARIQELKQQAALGAGGTGTLLRTTQKRSLYVRALFDYDPNRDDGLPSRGLPFKHGDILHVTNASDDEWWQARRVLGDNEDEQIGIVPSKRRWERKMRARDRSVKFQGHAAANNNMDKQSTLDRKKKNFTFSRKFPFMKSRDEKNEDGSDQEPNGVVSSTSEIDINNVNNNQANEPQPFMLCYTQDDANAEGASEETVLSYEAVQRLSINYTRPVIILGPLKDRINDDLISEYPEKFGSCVPHTTRPKREYEVDGRDYHFVSSREQMERDIQNHLFIEAGQYNDNLYGTSVASVREVAEKGKHCILDVSGNAIKRLQVAQLYPVAVFIKPKSVDSVMEMNRRMTEEQAKKTYERAIKMEQEFGEYFTGVVQGDTIEEIYSKVKSMIWSQSGPTIWVPSKESL; the protein is encoded by the exons CTCCATAAGGCGTCTTCGGGAAAG GTGAATGGCGATGACAGCTGGTTGTACGAGGACATTCAGCTGGAGCGCGGCAACTCCGGACTGGGATTCTCTATTGCCGGCGGTACGGATAATCCGCACATCGGCACCGACACCTCCATCTACATCACCAAGCTCATTTCGGGCGGAGCAGCTGCCGCCGACGGACGGCTGAGCATTAATGACATTATTGTCTCCGTGAACGAGGTGTCCGTGGTGGATGTACCACATGCCGCCGCCGTGGATGCTTTAAAGAAAGCGGGTAATGTGGTGAAGCTTCATGTTAAGCGAAAACGCGGAACGGCCACCACACCGGCGCCTGGATCCGCAGCTGGCGATGCCCGGGATAGTGTCAGTGGGCCCAAGGTCATTGAGATTGATCTGGTCAAGGGTGGCAAGGGATTGGGCTTCTCCATTGCGGGCGGCATTGGTAATCAGCATATCCCGGGCGATAATGGCATCTATGTGACGAAACTAATGGATGGTGGGGCGGCTCAGGTGGACGGACGTCTCTACATTGGAGACAAGCTGATTGGAGTGCGCACCAACGGG AGCGAAAAGAACCTGGAGAACGTAACGCACGAACTTGCGGTGGCCACTTTGAAATCGATCACCGACAAGGTAACACTGATCGTGGGCAAGACACAGCATTTGACCACCAGTGCGTCCGGCGGAGGAGGCCTTACAGCCGGCCAGCAGCTGTCGCAATCGCAGTCCCAATTGGCCAGCAGCCAGAGTCAAAGCCAGGTTCACCAACAGGCGCAGCATCCGATGGCCAATTCGCAGTCGACAGGTGCGCTAAATAGTGTGGGACAGACCGTTGTCGATTCACCACCAATACCAACACAAACACCACTGgctgcagcagccacagcagccgCATCAGTCATTGCAAGCAACAATACCACCGTCACCACAGTCACAGGCACTAGCAACAGTAGCAGCAAGTTGCCACCGTCGCTTAGCGctaacagcaacagcaacattagcaatagcagcagcaacatcatcagcatcaacaacaacaataacatcagcagcagcggcacgacagcagcagcctctACTCCAGCCACTCCACCCGCCTCCTTTTATAACAATGCTTCCATGCCCGCCCTGCCTGTCGAATCCCAGCCACCAAGCAACCGATCCCAATCACCCCAGCCGCGCC AGCCCGGCTCGCGATACGCCTCCACAAATGTACTGGCCGCCGTACCGCCAGGAACCCCGCGCGCTGTCAGCACCGAGGACATTACCAG AGAACCGCGCACCATCACCATCCAAAAGGGACCGCAGGGCCTGGGCTTCAACATCGTTGGCGGCGAGGATGGCCAGGGCATCTATGTGTCCTTCATTCTGACCGGCGGCCCTGCCGACTTGGGCTCTGAGCTGAAGCGTGGCGATCAGTTGCTGAGCGTAAACAATGTTAACCTCACGCATGCCACCCACGAGGAGGCGGCCCAGGCTCTCAAG ACTTCTGGAGGCGTGGTTACCCTGGTGGCACAGTACCGGCCCGAGGAATACAACCGCTTCGAGGCTCGCATCCAGGAGCTGAAACAGCAGGCGGCCCTCGGCGCTGGAGGAACGGGAACTCTGCTGCGGACCACACAGAAGCGGTCGCTGTATGTGCGCGCTCTATTCGATTACGATCCGAATCGGGACGATGGCTTGCCGTCGCGGGGATTGCCCTTCAAGCACGGCGATATACTGCATGTGACGAACGCCTCCGATGATGAGTGGTGGCAGGCAAGGCGTGTCCTGGGCGACAACGAGGACGAGCAGATCGGCATAGTGCCGTCGAAGAGGCGATGGGAGCGAAAGATGCGGGCCAGGGATCGCAGCGTCAAGTTCCAGGGACATGCGGCGGCCAACAATAATATGGATAAG cAATCGACATTGGATcgaaagaaaaagaatttcACATTCTCGCGCAAATTTCCGTTTATGAAGAGTCGCGATGAGAAGAATGAAGATGGCAGCGACCAAGAGC CCAATGGAGTTGTGAGCAGCACCAGCGAGATTGACATCAACAATGTCAACAACAACCAGGCGAATGAACCGCAAC CCTTTATGCTTTGCTACACACAAGACGATGCCAATGCTGAAGGAG CTTCCGAGGAGACTGTGCTGTCCTACGAGGCCGTGCAGCGCTTGTCCATCAACTACACGCGTCCGGTAATAATCCTGGGACCCCTGAAGGACCGCATCAACGATGACCTAATATCGGAGTATCCCGAAAAGTTCGGCTCCTGTGTGCCac ACACCACCCGACCCAAGCGCGAATACGAGGTGGACGGCAGGGACTATCATTTCGTGTCCTCGCGCGAGCAAATGGAGCGCGACATCCAGAATCATCTGTTCATCGAGGCGGGCCAGTACAACGATAACCTGTACGGCACCTCTGTGGCCAGTGTGCGCGAGGTGGCGGAAAAGGGTAAACACTGCATCCTGGACGTTTCCGGGAATGCGATCAAGCGGCTCCAAGTGGCCCAGCTCTATCCCGTGGCTGTGTTCATCAAGCCCAAGTCCGTGGACTCGGTGAT GGAGATGAATCGTCGGATGACAGAGGAGCAGGCCAAGAAGACTTATGAGCGGGCGATTAAGATGGAACAGGAATTCGGCGAATACTTTACGG GCGTTGTTCAGGGCGATACCATTGAGGAGATCTATAGCAAAGTGAAATCAATGATTTGGTCACAGTCGGGACCAACCATCTGGGTACCTTCCAAGGAATCTCTATGA
- the dlg1 gene encoding disks large 1 tumor suppressor protein isoform X18 yields the protein MLPKIEQNNKNFSNVNGDDSWLYEDIQLERGNSGLGFSIAGGTDNPHIGTDTSIYITKLISGGAAAADGRLSINDIIVSVNEVSVVDVPHAAAVDALKKAGNVVKLHVKRKRGTATTPAPGSAAGDARDSVSGPKVIEIDLVKGGKGLGFSIAGGIGNQHIPGDNGIYVTKLMDGGAAQVDGRLYIGDKLIGVRTNGSEKNLENVTHELAVATLKSITDKVTLIVGKTQHLTTSASGGGGLTAGQQLSQSQSQLASSQSQSQVHQQAQHPMANSQSTGALNSVGQTVVDSPPIPTQTPLAAAATAAASVIASNNTTVTTVTGTSNSSSKLPPSLSANSNSNISNSSSNIISINNNNNISSSGTTAAASTPATPPASFYNNASMPALPVESQPPSNRSQSPQPRQPGSRYASTNVLAAVPPGTPRAVSTEDITREPRTITIQKGPQGLGFNIVGGEDGQGIYVSFILTGGPADLGSELKRGDQLLSVNNVNLTHATHEEAAQALKTSGGVVTLVAQYRPEEYNRFEARIQELKQQAALGAGGTGTLLRTTQKRSLYVRALFDYDPNRDDGLPSRGLPFKHGDILHVTNASDDEWWQARRVLGDNEDEQIGIVPSKRRWERKMRARDRSVKFQGHAAANNNMDKQSTLDRKKKNFTFSRKFPFMKSRDEKNEDGSDQEPNGVVSSTSEIDINNVNNNQANEPQPFMLCYTQDDANAEGGEIIYRVELPDMEQITLIYLENNDADYPSEETVLSYEAVQRLSINYTRPVIILGPLKDRINDDLISEYPEKFGSCVPHTTRPKREYEVDGRDYHFVSSREQMERDIQNHLFIEAGQYNDNLYGTSVASVREVAEKGKHCILDVSGNAIKRLQVAQLYPVAVFIKPKSVDSVMEMNRRMTEEQAKKTYERAIKMEQEFGEYFTGVVQGDTIEEIYSKVKSMIWSQSGPTIWVPSKESL from the exons ATGTTACCTAAAATTgagcaaaataacaaaaacttttcaaat GTGAATGGCGATGACAGCTGGTTGTACGAGGACATTCAGCTGGAGCGCGGCAACTCCGGACTGGGATTCTCTATTGCCGGCGGTACGGATAATCCGCACATCGGCACCGACACCTCCATCTACATCACCAAGCTCATTTCGGGCGGAGCAGCTGCCGCCGACGGACGGCTGAGCATTAATGACATTATTGTCTCCGTGAACGAGGTGTCCGTGGTGGATGTACCACATGCCGCCGCCGTGGATGCTTTAAAGAAAGCGGGTAATGTGGTGAAGCTTCATGTTAAGCGAAAACGCGGAACGGCCACCACACCGGCGCCTGGATCCGCAGCTGGCGATGCCCGGGATAGTGTCAGTGGGCCCAAGGTCATTGAGATTGATCTGGTCAAGGGTGGCAAGGGATTGGGCTTCTCCATTGCGGGCGGCATTGGTAATCAGCATATCCCGGGCGATAATGGCATCTATGTGACGAAACTAATGGATGGTGGGGCGGCTCAGGTGGACGGACGTCTCTACATTGGAGACAAGCTGATTGGAGTGCGCACCAACGGG AGCGAAAAGAACCTGGAGAACGTAACGCACGAACTTGCGGTGGCCACTTTGAAATCGATCACCGACAAGGTAACACTGATCGTGGGCAAGACACAGCATTTGACCACCAGTGCGTCCGGCGGAGGAGGCCTTACAGCCGGCCAGCAGCTGTCGCAATCGCAGTCCCAATTGGCCAGCAGCCAGAGTCAAAGCCAGGTTCACCAACAGGCGCAGCATCCGATGGCCAATTCGCAGTCGACAGGTGCGCTAAATAGTGTGGGACAGACCGTTGTCGATTCACCACCAATACCAACACAAACACCACTGgctgcagcagccacagcagccgCATCAGTCATTGCAAGCAACAATACCACCGTCACCACAGTCACAGGCACTAGCAACAGTAGCAGCAAGTTGCCACCGTCGCTTAGCGctaacagcaacagcaacattagcaatagcagcagcaacatcatcagcatcaacaacaacaataacatcagcagcagcggcacgacagcagcagcctctACTCCAGCCACTCCACCCGCCTCCTTTTATAACAATGCTTCCATGCCCGCCCTGCCTGTCGAATCCCAGCCACCAAGCAACCGATCCCAATCACCCCAGCCGCGCC AGCCCGGCTCGCGATACGCCTCCACAAATGTACTGGCCGCCGTACCGCCAGGAACCCCGCGCGCTGTCAGCACCGAGGACATTACCAG AGAACCGCGCACCATCACCATCCAAAAGGGACCGCAGGGCCTGGGCTTCAACATCGTTGGCGGCGAGGATGGCCAGGGCATCTATGTGTCCTTCATTCTGACCGGCGGCCCTGCCGACTTGGGCTCTGAGCTGAAGCGTGGCGATCAGTTGCTGAGCGTAAACAATGTTAACCTCACGCATGCCACCCACGAGGAGGCGGCCCAGGCTCTCAAG ACTTCTGGAGGCGTGGTTACCCTGGTGGCACAGTACCGGCCCGAGGAATACAACCGCTTCGAGGCTCGCATCCAGGAGCTGAAACAGCAGGCGGCCCTCGGCGCTGGAGGAACGGGAACTCTGCTGCGGACCACACAGAAGCGGTCGCTGTATGTGCGCGCTCTATTCGATTACGATCCGAATCGGGACGATGGCTTGCCGTCGCGGGGATTGCCCTTCAAGCACGGCGATATACTGCATGTGACGAACGCCTCCGATGATGAGTGGTGGCAGGCAAGGCGTGTCCTGGGCGACAACGAGGACGAGCAGATCGGCATAGTGCCGTCGAAGAGGCGATGGGAGCGAAAGATGCGGGCCAGGGATCGCAGCGTCAAGTTCCAGGGACATGCGGCGGCCAACAATAATATGGATAAG cAATCGACATTGGATcgaaagaaaaagaatttcACATTCTCGCGCAAATTTCCGTTTATGAAGAGTCGCGATGAGAAGAATGAAGATGGCAGCGACCAAGAGC CCAATGGAGTTGTGAGCAGCACCAGCGAGATTGACATCAACAATGTCAACAACAACCAGGCGAATGAACCGCAAC CCTTTATGCTTTGCTACACACAAGACGATGCCAATGCTGAAGGAG GCGAGATTATCTACAGGGTGGAGCTACCCGATATGGAGCAGATAACTCTGATCTACTTGGAGAATAATGACGCTGACTATC CTTCCGAGGAGACTGTGCTGTCCTACGAGGCCGTGCAGCGCTTGTCCATCAACTACACGCGTCCGGTAATAATCCTGGGACCCCTGAAGGACCGCATCAACGATGACCTAATATCGGAGTATCCCGAAAAGTTCGGCTCCTGTGTGCCac ACACCACCCGACCCAAGCGCGAATACGAGGTGGACGGCAGGGACTATCATTTCGTGTCCTCGCGCGAGCAAATGGAGCGCGACATCCAGAATCATCTGTTCATCGAGGCGGGCCAGTACAACGATAACCTGTACGGCACCTCTGTGGCCAGTGTGCGCGAGGTGGCGGAAAAGGGTAAACACTGCATCCTGGACGTTTCCGGGAATGCGATCAAGCGGCTCCAAGTGGCCCAGCTCTATCCCGTGGCTGTGTTCATCAAGCCCAAGTCCGTGGACTCGGTGAT GGAGATGAATCGTCGGATGACAGAGGAGCAGGCCAAGAAGACTTATGAGCGGGCGATTAAGATGGAACAGGAATTCGGCGAATACTTTACGG GCGTTGTTCAGGGCGATACCATTGAGGAGATCTATAGCAAAGTGAAATCAATGATTTGGTCACAGTCGGGACCAACCATCTGGGTACCTTCCAAGGAATCTCTATGA
- the dlg1 gene encoding disks large 1 tumor suppressor protein isoform X21, producing the protein MTTRKKKRDGGGSGGGGFIKKVSSLFNLDSLHKASSGKVNGDDSWLYEDIQLERGNSGLGFSIAGGTDNPHIGTDTSIYITKLISGGAAAADGRLSINDIIVSVNEVSVVDVPHAAAVDALKKAGNVVKLHVKRKRGTATTPAPGSAAGDARDSVSGPKVIEIDLVKGGKGLGFSIAGGIGNQHIPGDNGIYVTKLMDGGAAQVDGRLYIGDKLIGVRTNGSEKNLENVTHELAVATLKSITDKVTLIVGKTQHLTTSASGGGGLTAGQQLSQSQSQLASSQSQSQVHQQAQHPMANSQSTGALNSVGQTVVDSPPIPTQTPLAAAATAAASVIASNNTTVTTVTGTSNSSSKLPPSLSANSNSNISNSSSNIISINNNNNISSSGTTAAASTPATPPASFYNNASMPALPVESQPPSNRSQSPQPRQPGSRYASTNVLAAVPPGTPRAVSTEDITREPRTITIQKGPQGLGFNIVGGEDGQGIYVSFILTGGPADLGSELKRGDQLLSVNNVNLTHATHEEAAQALKTSGGVVTLVAQYRPEEYNRFEARIQELKQQAALGAGGTGTLLRTTQKRSLYVRALFDYDPNRDDGLPSRGLPFKHGDILHVTNASDDEWWQARRVLGDNEDEQIGIVPSKRRWERKMRARDRSVKFQGHAAANNNMDKQSTLDRKKKNFTFSRKFPFMKSRDEKNEDGSDQEPNGVVSSTSEIDINNVNNNQANEPQPSEETVLSYEAVQRLSINYTRPVIILGPLKDRINDDLISEYPEKFGSCVPHTTRPKREYEVDGRDYHFVSSREQMERDIQNHLFIEAGQYNDNLYGTSVASVREVAEKGKHCILDVSGNAIKRLQVAQLYPVAVFIKPKSVDSVMEMNRRMTEEQAKKTYERAIKMEQEFGEYFTGVVQGDTIEEIYSKVKSMIWSQSGPTIWVPSKESL; encoded by the exons CTCCATAAGGCGTCTTCGGGAAAG GTGAATGGCGATGACAGCTGGTTGTACGAGGACATTCAGCTGGAGCGCGGCAACTCCGGACTGGGATTCTCTATTGCCGGCGGTACGGATAATCCGCACATCGGCACCGACACCTCCATCTACATCACCAAGCTCATTTCGGGCGGAGCAGCTGCCGCCGACGGACGGCTGAGCATTAATGACATTATTGTCTCCGTGAACGAGGTGTCCGTGGTGGATGTACCACATGCCGCCGCCGTGGATGCTTTAAAGAAAGCGGGTAATGTGGTGAAGCTTCATGTTAAGCGAAAACGCGGAACGGCCACCACACCGGCGCCTGGATCCGCAGCTGGCGATGCCCGGGATAGTGTCAGTGGGCCCAAGGTCATTGAGATTGATCTGGTCAAGGGTGGCAAGGGATTGGGCTTCTCCATTGCGGGCGGCATTGGTAATCAGCATATCCCGGGCGATAATGGCATCTATGTGACGAAACTAATGGATGGTGGGGCGGCTCAGGTGGACGGACGTCTCTACATTGGAGACAAGCTGATTGGAGTGCGCACCAACGGG AGCGAAAAGAACCTGGAGAACGTAACGCACGAACTTGCGGTGGCCACTTTGAAATCGATCACCGACAAGGTAACACTGATCGTGGGCAAGACACAGCATTTGACCACCAGTGCGTCCGGCGGAGGAGGCCTTACAGCCGGCCAGCAGCTGTCGCAATCGCAGTCCCAATTGGCCAGCAGCCAGAGTCAAAGCCAGGTTCACCAACAGGCGCAGCATCCGATGGCCAATTCGCAGTCGACAGGTGCGCTAAATAGTGTGGGACAGACCGTTGTCGATTCACCACCAATACCAACACAAACACCACTGgctgcagcagccacagcagccgCATCAGTCATTGCAAGCAACAATACCACCGTCACCACAGTCACAGGCACTAGCAACAGTAGCAGCAAGTTGCCACCGTCGCTTAGCGctaacagcaacagcaacattagcaatagcagcagcaacatcatcagcatcaacaacaacaataacatcagcagcagcggcacgacagcagcagcctctACTCCAGCCACTCCACCCGCCTCCTTTTATAACAATGCTTCCATGCCCGCCCTGCCTGTCGAATCCCAGCCACCAAGCAACCGATCCCAATCACCCCAGCCGCGCC AGCCCGGCTCGCGATACGCCTCCACAAATGTACTGGCCGCCGTACCGCCAGGAACCCCGCGCGCTGTCAGCACCGAGGACATTACCAG AGAACCGCGCACCATCACCATCCAAAAGGGACCGCAGGGCCTGGGCTTCAACATCGTTGGCGGCGAGGATGGCCAGGGCATCTATGTGTCCTTCATTCTGACCGGCGGCCCTGCCGACTTGGGCTCTGAGCTGAAGCGTGGCGATCAGTTGCTGAGCGTAAACAATGTTAACCTCACGCATGCCACCCACGAGGAGGCGGCCCAGGCTCTCAAG ACTTCTGGAGGCGTGGTTACCCTGGTGGCACAGTACCGGCCCGAGGAATACAACCGCTTCGAGGCTCGCATCCAGGAGCTGAAACAGCAGGCGGCCCTCGGCGCTGGAGGAACGGGAACTCTGCTGCGGACCACACAGAAGCGGTCGCTGTATGTGCGCGCTCTATTCGATTACGATCCGAATCGGGACGATGGCTTGCCGTCGCGGGGATTGCCCTTCAAGCACGGCGATATACTGCATGTGACGAACGCCTCCGATGATGAGTGGTGGCAGGCAAGGCGTGTCCTGGGCGACAACGAGGACGAGCAGATCGGCATAGTGCCGTCGAAGAGGCGATGGGAGCGAAAGATGCGGGCCAGGGATCGCAGCGTCAAGTTCCAGGGACATGCGGCGGCCAACAATAATATGGATAAG cAATCGACATTGGATcgaaagaaaaagaatttcACATTCTCGCGCAAATTTCCGTTTATGAAGAGTCGCGATGAGAAGAATGAAGATGGCAGCGACCAAGAGC CCAATGGAGTTGTGAGCAGCACCAGCGAGATTGACATCAACAATGTCAACAACAACCAGGCGAATGAACCGCAAC CTTCCGAGGAGACTGTGCTGTCCTACGAGGCCGTGCAGCGCTTGTCCATCAACTACACGCGTCCGGTAATAATCCTGGGACCCCTGAAGGACCGCATCAACGATGACCTAATATCGGAGTATCCCGAAAAGTTCGGCTCCTGTGTGCCac ACACCACCCGACCCAAGCGCGAATACGAGGTGGACGGCAGGGACTATCATTTCGTGTCCTCGCGCGAGCAAATGGAGCGCGACATCCAGAATCATCTGTTCATCGAGGCGGGCCAGTACAACGATAACCTGTACGGCACCTCTGTGGCCAGTGTGCGCGAGGTGGCGGAAAAGGGTAAACACTGCATCCTGGACGTTTCCGGGAATGCGATCAAGCGGCTCCAAGTGGCCCAGCTCTATCCCGTGGCTGTGTTCATCAAGCCCAAGTCCGTGGACTCGGTGAT GGAGATGAATCGTCGGATGACAGAGGAGCAGGCCAAGAAGACTTATGAGCGGGCGATTAAGATGGAACAGGAATTCGGCGAATACTTTACGG GCGTTGTTCAGGGCGATACCATTGAGGAGATCTATAGCAAAGTGAAATCAATGATTTGGTCACAGTCGGGACCAACCATCTGGGTACCTTCCAAGGAATCTCTATGA